The genomic region TACAAATAGCGGCTTGGTTTGGTAGAAGTTATTTTTGTAAGTATTAATTTGAACATTAGTTGGGGTAACACGTTTCCGGAATATATTTAAATTATGGATGTTCCCAGAAATCACATTATTTGCTCCGGGTTAGATAATATTATATAAAGGATCATTGTAATTAATTCTAGATAAAATTGCTTATTTAAGGTTGATAAGTTTTTGTTGGATTTTTTTTATATGGTAGCTTTATACTTTCAAGGTAGGAAGCAGCCATTTTGATAATATGGTGATGTTATGAATAATGAAAAAGAAATACAAAAAAAAGTTTTAGAGTTTCACGGACATTCCTGTCCTGGTGTGGCTATTGGAATTCGTGCTGCTGAAATAGCTACGGATAAATTATTTTCTTCAAGGGATGTGGATGAAGAGTTATTGGCCATTGTGGAAAATGACAGTTGTAGTGTGGATGCCATTCAAGTAATTACGGGATGTACCTTTGGAAAAGGAAACTTGATATTTAAGGATCATGGAAAAAATGTTTACACCTTTGTTTACAGGGACTCTGGAAAAGCATTGCGCTTATCTTTAAATGTGGCTATAGATGAGATCGATCCAGAATTTTCTGAGGTAAGAACCAAAGCATTTGCTGGTGAAGCCACTCCTGAAGATCAAAAAGAATTCGATGATAGAAAGGATACCCTATTCGATAAAATCATTAACATGCCTGAAGATGAATTGTTCAAAATAGAGTATGTGGATATAGAAATTCCTGAAAAAGCTAGGATTTTTGGTTCAGTTCAGTGTTCCAAATGTGGTGAATTGGTTGCTGAACACAGGGCAAGAGTCGAAAACAGTGAATTTGTTTGTATCCCATGTTTTGATGATTATTCAAGGAATTAATTTTGAATTTTTTTTTCGTTTAATTTATTTTTTGTTTTATTAGGATTAAAGAGAGCGGTGCTTATAAAATGGATTATTTATGGATATTTTGGATGTTAATGAATATTTGCTTGAGTCTTTTTAAAAACCATGAAAAAACCATTATTTTATAAATTTTAAGCTTGGAAACTTGGATGGAATAAGGTTCTTAAAAAGCAAATATTTATTGTGATACAGCACCAGAAGAAACAACATAATAAGTAAAGTACAGGAATTTGAACGCAATTCCTAATTACAAAATCCCATTGATTAACATTTTGACATGAATGAGGAGTTGTTGAGGGAGATTAATGTCCGAACAAAATGATTTGGATCAAGTTGTTGTGAATATAAACCCTCAAGATGCATTTATATTTGTTAAAAAAAACCTCGAAGACCCTAATTTTGTTATATTGGATGTTAGAACTCCTAAGGAATTCTCCAAGGGACATATTGAAGGTGCAGTTAACCTGGATTTTTATTCGGAAGACTTCCGGGAGCAACTGGAAAAGAAAGACAAGAAGAAAAAATACCTGATTTGCTGCGGATCGGGGGTTAGAGGAGTAAAAACATTTAGTGTTATGCAAGATTTAGGATTTATTAATATATATAATGTTCTTGGCGGAATTACCATGTGGAAAGCGATGGATTTGCCTTTAACCAAGGGCAATAATTCCAACAGTTACTAAAAATCTTTGCTTTCTATAAGGGTAATCTCAGTAATTTTTGATAAAAATAGAAATGTCAAAATATTCGGTTTAGATGATATGGGCCAATAGAAAGTTATAGTCCCAAAGAATTCTAAAAATGGGTTTTCATAGGAGCTTTTCATATTTTTTATTTTAGTTACATTTTAGATGGAATTTGTAGTTTATCTAATCAACTTAAATTGCACTCTAATTTCTAACCAAGTCTATCATCCCGTCAGGACGTTCTTCAATCTCATTTTCCTGAATTAAATCCTTAATAACGCCTTTAATCCGGGTAATTGCTGGACCGCGGGCTATTTTCCCCCCGAAAAGTTTTGATACTTCACGTACTAGTTCATCAATTTGGGTGGCGTATTGTGATTCTAAAACGATTTTGATGGCCTCGGATATCTCTTCTTCACTAATGATGTCCATTTTGGCCGGAGGATCACCTGTTCGTCGGCGAACTATAACTGGGGAATCTTTATAATATAAAAAGTCTCCTTTCAGGATTATCTGCCCATCTAAAACTCCTAAATGAACTGCTTCTTTTAAAACATCCTTAACTCTTCTTCCCGCACGACTAAGACCCCATAAGATCCGCACACGCCGCACAACTTCATCATAGTGGATAGGTCCTTCTTCTTCAACCACTTTCATCACAGCATGAGCCACATCCCCTACAGGTTGACTGTGGATGTCTCCAGATATTTTAACACCCGGGTCTTCACAAATCTTGTATTCTGGTATTTCATCCACTGATTTCTCTTCAACTTCAATTTCTTGAAGTGTTTCCTCTTGAACTTCGAGAATTTCCTCTTCAAGTTTTTCTTCAACATCTTCCTCTACTACTGAGGGGGTTATCTTTTCTTGGTTACGTTCTTCACTCAAGAGTCCTTCAATAGTTGATAATAAGCTTTTCTGGACTTCAGAACGGTTTCTGTACCAGTCTGTGGACCAAATCCTGCGTAATTTCCATCCGAGTCCTTTCAGGATTTGCTGTCTTAAGCGGTCCCTGTCTCGAGCCACTCTGCTGGTCTGGTACATGGGACCATCAAAGGCAATTCCCAGGAGGTAACGTCCAGGATAATCCGGATCCACAATTGCCAGATCTACTCTGAAACCAGCACAACCAACCTGACGGTGGGCATGATATCCATGGTCACAGATAAATTCATAAACTGCATCTTCAAATGCAGCGTCATTTGTATCCTGAGCAAGATCAGACATTCGAAGGGTTTTCTTTTCTGCATATTCCAGAAATTCTTTAAACGCCCTAAGACCAAATGGTGCGTTACTGCTTAAATGTAAGTCCTGGCCCCTGAAGTTAGAGAAAATCACACATTTTTCTCTTGCACGTGTTAAAAGAACATTCAAACGCCTTTCTCCACCATCTTGATTGACTGGTCCGAAGTTATGACTTAAACGTCCCTCCGAATCAAAACCATAACCTACACTAACCATTATAACATCTCGTTCATCTCCCTGGATGGTTTCTAAGTTTTTAATGAAGAAATGTTCTTCCAAATGTGTGTTGAAGTATTTTTCCATCCGGGGATTGAGTTTCAATTGCAATTCCAGTTCTTCCAGGAGGGCTTGCTGCTGACGAACATTGAAAGTCCCCACACCTAGGCTTTTACTATCTCCATACTTCTTGTAGTGTTCAAAAACTGCTTTAATAACTTCTTTAGCTTCGGCACGATTAGTGGCAGTTTTACCCCTATCATACACGGTATCGGGGAGGTGTTCTAGTTTCAATCCTAATTCTTCCGAATCTTGGCTAGGGGAGGGATAGATCAGAAGATGGTTGTCATAAAATTCTTGATTACTCACTGCTATGAGGGATTCATGCCTGCTTCGGTAGTGCCAGCGAAGCATCTTAGATGGGAAGCTACGTTTGCAAAGGTGGAGTATGCTTTCCATATCTGCCAGAACAGCCAAATCATAGTCATCACTTTCTACATCAATCAAAATATCGAAAAAGGTAGTGGGTGGTAATTGTCGTGTGTCACCCATTATAACTGCATATTTAGCTCTTAAAAGTGCTCCAAGGGCATCTTCTGGTTTAACTTGGCTGGCTTCATCGAAAATAACGTAATCAAAGCGTAGGTTTTTAACACTATATGGGTCTAGGTACTGGGCTATTGATAGGGGGCTCATCATGAAACAGGGCTTTATGTTCTGTATTATGCCTCCACATATTGATAACAATTTCCTAATGGGCATATGTCCCCTTTTTCGGGAAAATTCACTTTTTAGTACTCCCAATTCGGAACGGGGGGAGGCAGTGCTGGAAAGTGATGGCCGGTTTTCGTAAAGTTTTTCTGCTATTCGGAATCTATTAAGTTTAATTATTTTACTGTCTAATTCTCTAAATTCCTTTATCTTCTTCTCCTGCACGTCACCCACAAAGCGGGAGAGTGAAGGTTCTTTTAAGAAGAAGTTGCGTAGCATGGAATCTGCGAAGTTACCCTCCAAACTGGGGATGATGTCTTTTGATTCAATTTCGTCCTTGTCAATTAAGTTCAACAGTTCTGATCCAATGGTTTCCATGCAATCAGCTCTTGATGAGCTGTAACGAGACCAATTTTGTAAATCAGAGAGTTTATTTTTCAAGAGGGAAGTCTGGGATATTAAATAGTCAATGGGGCTTTTTTTTAGATTTAAACCAAAAACTGAATCAAGATCAAAGTGTAGGAAACTATTCAAACGGTTAATGTTCTGGATTATTTGGTCATAATTCTGATGCATTTGTTTGCTGATCCTTTTAACTTCATCTTGTTGCACTGAATCAAGAATTATAACGATTTTTTCCGTGATATGGCCTTCTTCGAGTGATTTTCGGAATTTGATGATCCATTCTGATATGTTCTTCAGATTCTCAACTTTACTTTCTTCACTTTTCCAGTGGGAGCCAAAGAGGGATTTGGCAAGTTCATCCTTTTCTCTAATCTTGAGACGCATTTTCTGACAATTTATTAGTTCTTCCAGGTCATGGATTATTATTTCATCATCATCTGGTGTTTTATCAATGTAAAGTTTCTCTATTCTCTTTTTGGCTTTTTTGAAATCTCCACTTAAGAATTTCAGGAGTTTCGGTTTCTGTTCCTGGAAATCCATTAAAAGTGAAACGAGATCCTCTTCCAAAACTCCATTTTTAAATCTTTTTAAGCCTTTGGCTCGTGATTGGAATTCTTCTAAACTTTTAATGAGGTTGTAGACTTGAAGTTTGTCATAGTCCCATTGGGTGTTAAAAAGTAGGTCTCTTTCCAGTGAGGGGAAGGATGATATTATTTCCACTGCAGCTATTAAGTGTTCCATTTCATCTAGAGTTGTTGGTATTATGATTCCTGAGATTTTAGCAAGTTTTTGGGCTTTTTCTTCAATGTGGTTTAGGGTTCCAATTGTATCAGTTAGCAGATTTTCAATTTCTTCTTCTTCAGCCGGTAATATGGGATCTGGTTGAGTTAAATTCCATGGATTGTAGACTACTGGTTTGACCAGTTTGTATAATTCTCCCAGTTCTTTGAATTTATTAAGGGTTCGCTGCCATTCTCTTAGCGTGCAATTTTCACCATTTTCAATGGTAAAACGTGGCATTCTATTTTCTGATTTTTCAAAATGATGCAGGGATTTTTCTTTTAAACCAAAAAGCTGGTAGGGTGTCCATCTAATTTCTCCGTAGGGGGAGTGTATTAAGGTGACATATTCATTTAAATCAGATTTTAACTCTTCTATGGTGTTTAAATCTTCTTCTAACGTTATTTGCGCGGGTTTAGGGTTTCGAAGGACGCTTTCAAGTTTTTCAAGCACATCTTTTTTATTTGATTTTTTACTGTGCAACTCTAAACAGAATTCTCCCAACCCCACACTGTCCAAGCGGCTTTTAACTACTTCAAGAGCTGCCATTTTTTCACTAACAAAAAGTACAGTATTTCCACGCGCCAGGAGTTCGGCAATGAGGTTAACTATGGTCTGAGATTTACCAGTTCCTGGTGGTCCCTCCACTACTAAGTCACAACCACGTTTTGCCTCTTCTATCACTGATATTTGGGATGAATCTGCATCTAAAACATGATAAACATTTTCAGATGAGAGTTCTGTGTCAACCTGATCTTCTTGGAATCCTAAGCTAAATTCTTCTTCTGATGGATCGAAAATTGCTTTTATTAGTGGGTTTTCTTCCAATGGCATATCTTCAGGCCAGCTTTCTGGATCCAGGTCTTTGTACATCACAAATTTCGTGAAACTGAAGAAACCCAGGAAAACTTTGGGAATAACTTCCCATCCTTTTTCATGGGAAATTGATTGAGCGATTTGCTCTAAATATTTGTCTACACCCTCTTTTGTTCTTGGCATTTCAAAATCAGGTATTTCGACTCCATTATCCACTAATTTGGCTTGTAAGGATATGTTGGTTATTATGTCTTCTCCAGTCCAGCGAAGTTTAAAAGAGCCTTTTACTCGTTTTCTTTCCAGTTCAACTGGAATGAGTAGTATTGGGGCTTCTTTGAATCCATTACTACCATTTTCTTCTTTCCATTTTAAGAAACCCACAGCCAGATACAGGATGTTGTAACCCTGTTCTTCCATAACTGATCTGGCTCGTTGGTTTATGTAAAACAATCGGCGTTGGAGTTCAGAAGGAGTCAAATCAGTGGATAAGAAGATTTCTTTATTTTTTTCCAAGATTTCCTGATCTAGAGGAGGTGATTCCCAAAGCAGGGCGGTTTGTTCACTGGATAATTCATCTTCACTGCTATTGGGCTGGGAAAGCTCTTCAATTGTATCATGGGAAATGGCATCGTCAGAGTTAGAAGGAATATCTTCAGTAGAGGCACTGGAAACATTTACAGATATTTTTTCTTCGACTTCATCATTTATCCTTGCTTGAACATCATCAACAAGATTTTCATCTGTTTTAAAAGATAAATCTGATATTTTTATTTCATTATCAACATTAAGAGGGGATTCTCCCTCAGATTTGCTTTTATCATCGGTTGACGGCAATTTTTCGATTTCTTTTTTTTCAGAATTAGTATCTATTTCATCCTCAGAATTAGATAAAATTGCTTCTCCACGGGGTATGAACTGTAAAAGTTTAGTTTTTGTTTGTTTAAGTACCAATCGGTCGTAAATCTCTGCCAGTTCTGCATCTTTTACTTCCACAGTCATGGTGCGTGGGCGGAAGTTCAAGAGCTGGTTTCGCATGGTAAGGTCCAGCAAACTTTGCCTTAAAACATCAATTTGTTTATATATGTCCACTTTGGAGAGTTCGGACATTTATTAATACCTCTCATTACTCGATTAGACTGAGAACTAATTGTAACATTCAATATAATATTCATGGTTTATTAAAACTTCATATTAAAACTATCTCTCTTTTTATAATCACACGGCTTTCATTCTCTCTGTATAGCTTCTTTGAAGAAGTTAGGCACTAAGTTACGGTATAGGCGGTTGCGCAATAACATGCGAAAGTTACCATCCAGAATATAAGTTTCACAGTAATCATCTTCAGCTCGCATACCTCTTCCATAGGCTTGAAGTAGAGTCATGATTGTTTTATAGGCATACCATGGGGGGTCCAACTGTTTCCTTTGGTTTACTTGGGGATCTCCTAGGTAAGGGAATGGGATCTTATAAATAACTTGAAACTGACACTTTTCATAGGGTAAATCAACCCCTTCACTCATGGAAGGGCTGACAAGTACCCGTTTCTCTTGGGAGTGTTCGAACCTGTTTAGGATTTGTTCCCTGTTTTTGGGGTTATGGCCCATTAAACGAGGATTTTTAAGATGCTTCATTATGTACCGCTGGCATTTGTAGTTATGGGTGTGGATGAGTCCTTTTTCATTTTGATGATGTTCTAAGATTTTTTCCAGAATGGGGAGTGTTTTGGGGGCGGTACGTTTTATTAGTCGTTGTGACATGTTTCCAACTAGTTTTAAGTGTACAGGGCGTGATGATTGTGGGAAAATACTTTTTATTTCCATATAATAGGTTTCATCAGGATCTATGCCCAGCCACTGGCAGAACAAATCCTGATCCAGGATGGTGGCACTCATTAAGAGCCTGATATCAGCATGGTTGAAGAGCCGATCACTAGCATAGTTGTTAACGCGGAGAGGTTTAAATGAAACTCCACTTGGACTGGTATCAACTACCCAGTTTTCTGGATTATTTTCTAAGTTACGAGAAAGCTCACTAAGATTCATTTTCATTCGGTTAACACGATCGGCTGACCTTTTAGGGATATTTTTTATGTTTATGTCTTGGTAATCCTCATAAATGGATTCAACAAAAAGTATCCATTCCTGCGGATCCTTGTATTTTGTCATACTTGGGGGTATGGTCTTTTTGATCTCACGTTCCAAGCGACGGTTGTAGAGATTTACTTCCAAACGCTGCATTAACTTATCTTCTATGTTGTGAGCCTCATCCAAAACCATTAAATGCCTTTTTCCAAAATGTTTCACGTAGTTAAGTTCAAGCAGTGCGTAATCATAATTCATTAATGTAATGGGACTTTCCACTGCCACTGCTTTTTGATCCCAGTAACTGCACCGATCATTGGAACGGAAATATATGGGTGTTCCAAAAGCATCCTGAAATGCACGCATCTCACCATCAAAGGGAGATTTGCTTATGCCGTAATCGCAGGCAAATTTTTGGGTGCTGGGGATGGTCTGGCATGTTCCCTGGTCACAACTGTACTCCAGATTTTCATTTTTGCACAAAAAGTTGCCTCTACCTTTAACAAGGGGGTAACCGAACTCCGCAGCATACTGGGATTGAAGCTGTTTAGTCATGGTCAGTATATATGAGGGTTGGTATATTCTGGCTAGGGTGGTGGCAACAGCTGATTTTCCAGTACCGGTGCCTGCTTCAAGGATAATATTGGAATAACCACGGTCAATAGCATCGACAATCTCTGATATTATTTCTAATTGTCCTTCCCGCGGTTTTTGAAATGGGAACTTTTCTATTATATTTTCGGGAATATCTGGAAATTGATTTTTAAGTGTTTCCAGTCGTGATGTTGATATTTCAGCAGTTTTAACTTGCCTTGAATTGTCGGGTGCACAAATGCAGCGGTCTTTTATCATTCCACATTTGTTACAGAAAAAGCTGTTTTCCATAGGGACTTATATTTTGGTAGTGGTATAAATACATAAAGTTTTGAAACCTTTATAACATGTTTAATCTAAATTGAATTCTAATTAAAACTGCAAGCCAGTTCATTTATATATATTGTGGATATTACATTTTTTTGAGAAGTTTTATCAAATTTTTCTCCTATAATGTAATTTAAAGGCTCTTGTAAGGAACCATTGCATATTACTTTTTATAATTTATTTATTATATTATTGGGGAAAATAATGCATTTTTAAACCTTAATAGATAACTAATTAATCTAAGTATAGAATTTAGAATTAATTTAAATTTTTTCATGTCGGTGTTTGCTATGGATAAGGGAAAATTTATTGGTGTAGGGGTGGGTCCGGGAGACTCTGAACTACTCACAGTTAAGGGAATAAAAACATTGAAAAGTGTACCGGTCATTTGCGCTCCTAAATCTTCAAAGGATAAACCTAGTTTAGCCCTTTCAATAGTTCAAAATATATTAAATGAACGAAAAGATGACTATGTTATACTTGAACCTCTTTTTCCAATGATAGAGGATAAAAGAGCACTGGAAAATTATTGGAAGGGCGCTGCTCAACTTGTAATTGATGAACTTGACCAAGGCAAAGATGTATCATTTATAACCTTAGGAGATCCTTCAATTTACAGCACCTTTTCCTACATTGCACAGATAATTCAAGACGAAGGATATATTGTGGAAATGGTTCCAGGGATTACATCATTTACCAGTTGTGCTGCCAGTGCCGGCATCACTTTGAGTGAGAAAGATGAGATTGTTATAGTAGTGCCTAAAGTGGACCAGAGACTGGAAGAGATCTTAGAGCACGCCGATACAGCAGTGATAATGAAGACTTCTCGCCACTCTGAAATGCTAGAAGATATAATAAAGAAAGATTCTAGGGATAAAAAAATTATTTCTGTTCAAAATTGCGGAATGAAAGATGAAAAAATCTTCAATGGCTTTGCTAAAAAGGGAAAGTATCTTTCAACAACCATAGTTAAATTTGAAAAAAACAAATGACCGAAAGTCTCATTGTATGAATCATGCCAAAACCATTGTGTGGGAGGTTTATTCTCTTTGCTTGAACCAAAAAATTACATAATTCATGACTTTAAATTTGAATCTGGGGCGGTTTTCACCGATTTAACAATTGAATACGCAGTTCAGGGAACCAAAAAGTATGATGAACAGGGAAAAGTCTGCAATGCTTTTTTATATCTTCACGGTTGGAGTGGAAATTACGCTTCAGTGGAAAACCTTAGCAGTGTAATTGGCCCTGGAAAAGTTATTGATACCAATAAGTTCTATGTGATAAGTCCAACTGCACTGGGCACGCCAGGATCATCTTGCCCATCTAGCACTGGAATGGGGATAAATTATCCAGAATACAGTATTAAAGACATGGCAGCAGCCCAAAATGAACTGATCAGTCATTGTTTGGGGATTGAACATCTACAGGGCATTATGGGCACATCCATGGGGGGATTTCAAGTTCTTCACTGGGCTTTAGAGTACCCTGATTTTATGGATTTCATTATACTTCATGGAACCAGTCATCGTTTATCTAACCGGATGTTTGGGGTTTATCATCTCATGAACCAGATCATTGAGGGAGATGGTGAATACAAAGGTGGAAAATATGTCCAGAATCCGGTGAAGGTCATGGAACATGTGGCTTATCTCAGTTACTTGTGGTCGCTTTCCCCAGAAAACTATGAACAATGTTTTGAATCTAAAAATGATTTTCTTAAGGGTGTCAGTGAAAGAAAGGCTGATTCAATTAATTGGGATGCTAATGATCTAATATGGAGAAACAAAGCAATGTTTTCCTATGATCTATCCCATGATCTATCACGGATCAGTGTTCCTTCCCTAGTGATTGGAATTCACCAAGATCAGATAGTAGATGAAAAATTCAGTATAATGCCTTTGAAGGAAGGTCTTAGAAATTCAGAAATATTTCTTTATGATTCGATATGGGGACACTATGGTTGTATAAGAGATGTTTTGAAAGCTTCGGATGCAATAAACAGGTTTTTGGCGAATTTTGACTAATTATGAACTGGTTTTTACTATAAACTGACAACATTCATCTCCCTGAGCGTAACATTTCACTTCTGACACTTCCACATGTTCCTGGAAATATTTTGAGAAGAAGGCTTCGAGCACGCCTGAATCGAAGGAACAAGCGGTTCTACCAATTTTTGGCAGATCTTCGCATTCAAAACAGTCATATAACTGGATAATAAGGGGGTCAATGCTTTTAATTTCAATTTGTCCTAATTGATTATTTTCCCAAAATTTTGTTAGATTATCAATAAATTCAGTGAGATCAGGGGTTTTTAATTTTTGATAGAAGGTATTCCCTACTTTGATACCTGCGTTGCGTAGTATGGGGTCAATGTTTATACCTTCATCCAAAAGTGCTACTCGAATAGATCTGAACATGAATCTGAAGAATTTCAAGGGGTCATCTGATTCAGCTACAAAATCTTGCAAGTATTGGTCATCACCATCTTCAATTTCTTTTTCTGATGAA from Methanobacterium sp. harbors:
- a CDS encoding ATP-dependent DNA helicase; the encoded protein is MENSFFCNKCGMIKDRCICAPDNSRQVKTAEISTSRLETLKNQFPDIPENIIEKFPFQKPREGQLEIISEIVDAIDRGYSNIILEAGTGTGKSAVATTLARIYQPSYILTMTKQLQSQYAAEFGYPLVKGRGNFLCKNENLEYSCDQGTCQTIPSTQKFACDYGISKSPFDGEMRAFQDAFGTPIYFRSNDRCSYWDQKAVAVESPITLMNYDYALLELNYVKHFGKRHLMVLDEAHNIEDKLMQRLEVNLYNRRLEREIKKTIPPSMTKYKDPQEWILFVESIYEDYQDINIKNIPKRSADRVNRMKMNLSELSRNLENNPENWVVDTSPSGVSFKPLRVNNYASDRLFNHADIRLLMSATILDQDLFCQWLGIDPDETYYMEIKSIFPQSSRPVHLKLVGNMSQRLIKRTAPKTLPILEKILEHHQNEKGLIHTHNYKCQRYIMKHLKNPRLMGHNPKNREQILNRFEHSQEKRVLVSPSMSEGVDLPYEKCQFQVIYKIPFPYLGDPQVNQRKQLDPPWYAYKTIMTLLQAYGRGMRAEDDYCETYILDGNFRMLLRNRLYRNLVPNFFKEAIQRE
- a CDS encoding DUF3320 domain-containing protein, whose protein sequence is MSELSKVDIYKQIDVLRQSLLDLTMRNQLLNFRPRTMTVEVKDAELAEIYDRLVLKQTKTKLLQFIPRGEAILSNSEDEIDTNSEKKEIEKLPSTDDKSKSEGESPLNVDNEIKISDLSFKTDENLVDDVQARINDEVEEKISVNVSSASTEDIPSNSDDAISHDTIEELSQPNSSEDELSSEQTALLWESPPLDQEILEKNKEIFLSTDLTPSELQRRLFYINQRARSVMEEQGYNILYLAVGFLKWKEENGSNGFKEAPILLIPVELERKRVKGSFKLRWTGEDIITNISLQAKLVDNGVEIPDFEMPRTKEGVDKYLEQIAQSISHEKGWEVIPKVFLGFFSFTKFVMYKDLDPESWPEDMPLEENPLIKAIFDPSEEEFSLGFQEDQVDTELSSENVYHVLDADSSQISVIEEAKRGCDLVVEGPPGTGKSQTIVNLIAELLARGNTVLFVSEKMAALEVVKSRLDSVGLGEFCLELHSKKSNKKDVLEKLESVLRNPKPAQITLEEDLNTIEELKSDLNEYVTLIHSPYGEIRWTPYQLFGLKEKSLHHFEKSENRMPRFTIENGENCTLREWQRTLNKFKELGELYKLVKPVVYNPWNLTQPDPILPAEEEEIENLLTDTIGTLNHIEEKAQKLAKISGIIIPTTLDEMEHLIAAVEIISSFPSLERDLLFNTQWDYDKLQVYNLIKSLEEFQSRAKGLKRFKNGVLEEDLVSLLMDFQEQKPKLLKFLSGDFKKAKKRIEKLYIDKTPDDDEIIIHDLEELINCQKMRLKIREKDELAKSLFGSHWKSEESKVENLKNISEWIIKFRKSLEEGHITEKIVIILDSVQQDEVKRISKQMHQNYDQIIQNINRLNSFLHFDLDSVFGLNLKKSPIDYLISQTSLLKNKLSDLQNWSRYSSSRADCMETIGSELLNLIDKDEIESKDIIPSLEGNFADSMLRNFFLKEPSLSRFVGDVQEKKIKEFRELDSKIIKLNRFRIAEKLYENRPSLSSTASPRSELGVLKSEFSRKRGHMPIRKLLSICGGIIQNIKPCFMMSPLSIAQYLDPYSVKNLRFDYVIFDEASQVKPEDALGALLRAKYAVIMGDTRQLPPTTFFDILIDVESDDYDLAVLADMESILHLCKRSFPSKMLRWHYRSRHESLIAVSNQEFYDNHLLIYPSPSQDSEELGLKLEHLPDTVYDRGKTATNRAEAKEVIKAVFEHYKKYGDSKSLGVGTFNVRQQQALLEELELQLKLNPRMEKYFNTHLEEHFFIKNLETIQGDERDVIMVSVGYGFDSEGRLSHNFGPVNQDGGERRLNVLLTRAREKCVIFSNFRGQDLHLSSNAPFGLRAFKEFLEYAEKKTLRMSDLAQDTNDAAFEDAVYEFICDHGYHAHRQVGCAGFRVDLAIVDPDYPGRYLLGIAFDGPMYQTSRVARDRDRLRQQILKGLGWKLRRIWSTDWYRNRSEVQKSLLSTIEGLLSEERNQEKITPSVVEEDVEEKLEEEILEVQEETLQEIEVEEKSVDEIPEYKICEDPGVKISGDIHSQPVGDVAHAVMKVVEEEGPIHYDEVVRRVRILWGLSRAGRRVKDVLKEAVHLGVLDGQIILKGDFLYYKDSPVIVRRRTGDPPAKMDIISEEEISEAIKIVLESQYATQIDELVREVSKLFGGKIARGPAITRIKGVIKDLIQENEIEERPDGMIDLVRN
- a CDS encoding rhodanese-like domain-containing protein, with translation MSEQNDLDQVVVNINPQDAFIFVKKNLEDPNFVILDVRTPKEFSKGHIEGAVNLDFYSEDFREQLEKKDKKKKYLICCGSGVRGVKTFSVMQDLGFINIYNVLGGITMWKAMDLPLTKGNNSNSY
- a CDS encoding ArsR family transcriptional regulator yields the protein MAPIKTKSRAKIFSTKTGINIIQSPIKAQILSLLKEGGMSGSQIVSSTIRSKSTISAHLQDLENAGIIDWVIDPEDRRRKIYYINSKFLGDFSSEKEIEDGDDQYLQDFVAESDDPLKFFRFMFRSIRVALLDEGINIDPILRNAGIKVGNTFYQKLKTPDLTEFIDNLTKFWENNQLGQIEIKSIDPLIIQLYDCFECEDLPKIGRTACSFDSGVLEAFFSKYFQEHVEVSEVKCYAQGDECCQFIVKTSS
- the cobI gene encoding precorrin-2 C(20)-methyltransferase; the protein is MDKGKFIGVGVGPGDSELLTVKGIKTLKSVPVICAPKSSKDKPSLALSIVQNILNERKDDYVILEPLFPMIEDKRALENYWKGAAQLVIDELDQGKDVSFITLGDPSIYSTFSYIAQIIQDEGYIVEMVPGITSFTSCAASAGITLSEKDEIVIVVPKVDQRLEEILEHADTAVIMKTSRHSEMLEDIIKKDSRDKKIISVQNCGMKDEKIFNGFAKKGKYLSTTIVKFEKNK
- a CDS encoding alpha/beta fold hydrolase; this translates as MLEPKNYIIHDFKFESGAVFTDLTIEYAVQGTKKYDEQGKVCNAFLYLHGWSGNYASVENLSSVIGPGKVIDTNKFYVISPTALGTPGSSCPSSTGMGINYPEYSIKDMAAAQNELISHCLGIEHLQGIMGTSMGGFQVLHWALEYPDFMDFIILHGTSHRLSNRMFGVYHLMNQIIEGDGEYKGGKYVQNPVKVMEHVAYLSYLWSLSPENYEQCFESKNDFLKGVSERKADSINWDANDLIWRNKAMFSYDLSHDLSRISVPSLVIGIHQDQIVDEKFSIMPLKEGLRNSEIFLYDSIWGHYGCIRDVLKASDAINRFLANFD
- a CDS encoding formylmethanofuran dehydrogenase, producing MNNEKEIQKKVLEFHGHSCPGVAIGIRAAEIATDKLFSSRDVDEELLAIVENDSCSVDAIQVITGCTFGKGNLIFKDHGKNVYTFVYRDSGKALRLSLNVAIDEIDPEFSEVRTKAFAGEATPEDQKEFDDRKDTLFDKIINMPEDELFKIEYVDIEIPEKARIFGSVQCSKCGELVAEHRARVENSEFVCIPCFDDYSRN